In Fundidesulfovibrio putealis DSM 16056, a genomic segment contains:
- the rpmG gene encoding 50S ribosomal protein L33: MRLNIILQCTECKRKNYATEKNKKNTTGRLEVKKYCPWDKRHTVHREAK; encoded by the coding sequence ATGCGCCTCAACATCATCTTGCAGTGCACCGAGTGCAAGCGCAAGAATTACGCGACCGAGAAGAACAAGAAAAATACGACCGGCCGCCTTGAAGTGAAGAAGTACTGCCCCTGGGATAAGAGGCATACGGTTCACCGCGAAGCGAAATAG